In Cytobacillus oceanisediminis, the following proteins share a genomic window:
- a CDS encoding DUF6359 domain-containing protein has product MIGKQRKKLLSFISVFALILSLFSPFATASAEEVKSVAEAIEDNNGVATVEGYIVGVTKSTSSYSHSGPFTIATNIAIADSPDETDPGKILPVQLPSGYVRSGLNLVDNPDNLGKKVQITGSLEAYFTVPGLKNSSAYSWVVETDPTQVSAVTASPESGPVKQGTGVVLSTETEGAVIHYTVDGSEPTSQSDTYTDPIVINERTTIKAFAVKEGLTDSRVAEFTYTPALGGLRIHDIQGAGHYSEYANQYAADVEGIVTKVADANNFYMQDLQPDQDPNTSEGILVYKKNHGAQAGDVVAVTGQIKEWVLDGYAEKLETDLPVTEINASAINKIASGQELPAPVILSNENLPIEVIDNDSFGEFDPEQDGIDFYESLEGMLVQVDNPKVVAPQKYGELVVVPGDVDTNTAAGGLRISENDYNPERITLDINDEDFVAKMGDSFKGSIQGVVSYGFSNYKVLSDADSLPEFVEGPAVREETSLVPEEDQLTIASYNVENFSIKTDAEKVTRLAEAIVDNMKQPDIIGLTEVQDNDGPTDSGTTEADLSAALLIEKIKELGGPAYTYTDIAPEDKQDGGQPGGNIRVGFLYNAERVTLSEGEKGSATDAVDFENGKLTLNPGRIDPANEAFEDSRKALAAQFEFQGESVIVVANHFNSKGGDLPLFGKVQPPVLNSEIQRMKIANVVNGFVKDVNAEDPKANIVLLGDFNDFEFSNPIKALKGDELTNMIEKVPAEERYTYNYQGNAQVLDHILVSNNLAKKTEVDILHINSGFMEEHGRASDHDPVMIQTSLKPAVKPEEPKYDHVFNLVNYHAKKFVVGPNNALVIMDGTSSLSQGLWLKKSAAVKGEGLKNTKVVISSANKGAIVELTGSDIKEVMIESSKVVEIRGAENVQKWTLGKKADPSHIIFKDSDGEEIESPYEEEEAA; this is encoded by the coding sequence ATGATTGGAAAGCAGCGGAAAAAGTTGCTTAGCTTTATTAGTGTTTTTGCTTTGATTCTTAGTCTTTTTAGTCCTTTTGCCACGGCAAGTGCAGAAGAAGTGAAGTCTGTGGCAGAAGCTATTGAGGATAATAACGGAGTTGCCACAGTCGAGGGTTATATTGTTGGAGTTACGAAAAGTACTTCAAGCTATAGCCATAGCGGTCCGTTTACAATAGCAACCAATATTGCCATTGCAGACTCACCCGATGAAACAGATCCCGGTAAAATACTGCCGGTTCAGCTTCCGAGCGGGTATGTGAGATCAGGATTAAACCTGGTGGACAACCCTGATAACCTTGGAAAGAAAGTTCAAATTACCGGTTCACTGGAAGCCTACTTTACAGTTCCAGGATTAAAGAACTCATCAGCTTATTCATGGGTGGTAGAAACAGACCCAACACAAGTTTCAGCAGTAACAGCTTCCCCTGAATCAGGTCCAGTTAAGCAGGGAACAGGTGTTGTTTTATCGACAGAAACGGAAGGAGCAGTAATTCATTACACGGTGGATGGATCAGAGCCGACTTCTCAAAGTGATACATATACTGATCCGATTGTCATTAATGAAAGAACAACCATTAAAGCCTTTGCTGTCAAAGAAGGTTTAACAGACAGCAGAGTAGCTGAATTTACTTATACGCCTGCATTAGGCGGACTTCGCATTCATGATATTCAAGGTGCAGGACATTATTCCGAATATGCCAACCAATATGCTGCGGATGTGGAAGGCATCGTCACAAAAGTGGCAGATGCAAACAATTTCTATATGCAGGATCTGCAGCCTGACCAAGACCCTAATACTTCTGAAGGAATTCTCGTTTATAAGAAAAATCACGGTGCACAAGCGGGCGATGTGGTAGCAGTAACAGGGCAAATTAAAGAATGGGTGCTTGACGGCTATGCTGAAAAACTGGAGACAGATTTGCCTGTAACTGAAATTAATGCTTCAGCAATCAATAAAATAGCGTCAGGCCAGGAGCTTCCTGCTCCAGTCATTCTGAGTAATGAGAACTTGCCAATTGAAGTGATCGATAATGACAGCTTTGGTGAGTTTGATCCAGAGCAGGATGGAATTGATTTCTATGAAAGCCTGGAAGGAATGCTTGTTCAAGTAGACAACCCTAAAGTAGTTGCGCCGCAAAAATACGGTGAACTTGTAGTCGTCCCGGGAGACGTGGATACAAATACAGCGGCAGGCGGACTCCGCATCTCAGAAAATGATTATAATCCTGAGAGAATCACATTGGATATTAATGATGAAGATTTTGTTGCCAAAATGGGAGACAGCTTTAAAGGCAGCATCCAGGGTGTTGTCAGCTACGGATTCAGCAACTATAAAGTTCTAAGTGACGCAGACTCATTGCCTGAATTTGTAGAAGGCCCTGCAGTAAGAGAGGAAACAAGTCTTGTTCCTGAAGAAGATCAATTAACCATCGCATCTTATAATGTTGAAAACTTCTCAATAAAAACGGATGCGGAAAAGGTTACTAGATTAGCAGAAGCTATTGTTGATAATATGAAGCAGCCGGATATCATTGGTCTGACAGAGGTTCAGGATAATGACGGACCAACAGATAGCGGCACAACAGAAGCGGATCTAAGTGCAGCATTATTGATTGAAAAAATAAAAGAACTGGGCGGTCCAGCTTACACATACACAGACATCGCCCCAGAAGATAAACAGGATGGCGGCCAGCCGGGAGGTAACATCCGTGTCGGCTTCCTTTATAACGCTGAAAGGGTAACATTATCGGAAGGCGAAAAAGGGTCAGCAACGGATGCAGTTGATTTTGAAAACGGCAAACTGACACTAAACCCAGGACGCATTGATCCGGCCAATGAAGCATTTGAAGATAGCCGCAAAGCATTGGCGGCCCAGTTCGAATTCCAGGGCGAAAGCGTTATTGTCGTAGCAAACCATTTTAACTCGAAAGGCGGAGATCTTCCGTTATTCGGCAAAGTGCAGCCACCCGTCTTAAACAGTGAAATTCAGCGCATGAAAATCGCTAACGTGGTTAACGGTTTCGTAAAGGATGTTAATGCGGAAGATCCAAAAGCCAATATCGTTCTGCTTGGCGACTTTAACGATTTTGAATTCTCCAATCCTATAAAGGCATTAAAGGGCGATGAATTAACCAACATGATTGAAAAAGTGCCGGCAGAAGAGCGCTATACGTACAACTACCAGGGAAATGCACAGGTGCTGGATCATATTTTAGTATCCAACAACCTTGCCAAGAAAACAGAAGTTGATATTCTTCATATTAACTCAGGTTTCATGGAAGAACACGGCCGTGCAAGTGACCATGACCCTGTCATGATTCAGACAAGCTTAAAGCCGGCAGTTAAACCGGAAGAGCCTAAATATGATCATGTTTTCAATCTAGTAAACTACCACGCGAAGAAATTCGTTGTTGGACCAAATAATGCCTTGGTTATAATGGATGGAACATCCAGCCTCTCGCAAGGTTTGTGGCTGAAGAAATCCGCCGCAGTTAAAGGCGAAGGCCTAAAAAATACAAAAGTGGTCATCAGCTCTGCCAACAAAGGAGCAATTGTCGAATTAACAGGATCAGATATAAAAGAAGTCATGATCGAAAGCAGCAAAGTTGTGGAAATCCGCGGTGCCGAAAATGTCCAGAAATGGACACTTGGGAAAAAAGCGGATCCGTCTCATATTATTTTCAAAGATTCGGATGGGGAAGAAATAGAGTCTCCATATGAGGAAGAGGAAGCAGCATAG
- a CDS encoding amidohydrolase, giving the protein MDSSFIEEIAPQMIKWRRTLHALPELGFMEYITTYRIGKELEKMGFKLYIGKDALEESSRLGLPAQADLEAHEKKAKELGVEESWLDQMRGGNTGLVAVWDTGRNGDHVGFRFDIDALPINESADPAHRPAKYEFASKEENVMHSCGHDGHTAIGLGVAQYISSHGDQLKGSFTLLFQPAEEGGRGARAMTDKGWLDDVDYFYSGHIGIKSLPVGTIAATTPGFLASTKYNAYFKGVSSHAGINPELGKNALLAATTAANNLYGIPRHHDGVTRVNVGKLVAGSGRNIIPGDSYMEIEVRGETPEIAQYMAEKATRIIQAAADMHDVSCTIEAVGVTEVVVCDEELIPKITEWCESSELVKEVLPSVPVSGSEDVSFMMNRVQKHGGKATFMLFGTKLDYPHHHPQFDFEEDALLVAVDAYIHILNGGSAI; this is encoded by the coding sequence ATGGACAGCAGCTTTATAGAGGAGATAGCTCCCCAGATGATCAAATGGCGGCGCACTTTGCATGCACTGCCTGAACTGGGGTTCATGGAGTACATCACTACATACAGGATCGGAAAAGAACTGGAAAAGATGGGTTTCAAGCTTTATATAGGGAAAGACGCGCTTGAAGAAAGTTCCCGTCTGGGACTGCCAGCACAAGCTGATCTTGAAGCCCATGAGAAAAAGGCGAAGGAATTGGGCGTTGAGGAATCCTGGCTCGATCAAATGCGCGGCGGCAATACCGGGCTTGTGGCAGTCTGGGATACTGGCAGAAATGGAGACCATGTTGGTTTCCGATTTGATATTGACGCACTGCCGATAAACGAATCTGCAGATCCTGCCCATCGTCCAGCCAAATACGAATTTGCTTCAAAAGAAGAGAATGTGATGCATTCGTGCGGACATGACGGACATACTGCAATCGGACTTGGGGTGGCTCAGTATATTTCTTCCCATGGTGATCAACTTAAGGGCAGCTTTACCCTTTTGTTTCAGCCGGCTGAAGAAGGTGGACGAGGGGCTCGGGCAATGACAGACAAAGGCTGGCTTGATGATGTTGATTATTTTTATTCAGGCCACATCGGCATTAAGTCCCTGCCCGTTGGAACAATCGCAGCCACAACGCCGGGATTCCTGGCTTCAACTAAATACAATGCTTATTTCAAAGGAGTTTCCTCACATGCCGGCATCAATCCGGAACTCGGGAAAAATGCTTTATTGGCGGCGACGACGGCTGCTAACAACCTCTATGGCATTCCGCGCCACCATGATGGCGTCACCAGGGTGAATGTAGGGAAGCTTGTTGCAGGCAGCGGCCGAAATATAATCCCGGGAGACAGTTATATGGAAATAGAAGTGCGGGGCGAGACACCGGAGATTGCTCAATATATGGCTGAAAAAGCGACCCGGATTATTCAGGCGGCAGCAGATATGCATGATGTTTCCTGCACAATCGAAGCAGTCGGAGTTACGGAAGTGGTTGTCTGTGATGAAGAGCTGATCCCAAAAATTACCGAGTGGTGTGAATCAAGCGAGCTTGTGAAAGAAGTGCTGCCATCTGTCCCTGTCTCCGGATCGGAAGATGTCAGCTTTATGATGAACCGGGTCCAGAAGCATGGCGGCAAAGCAACGTTTATGCTGTTCGGTACGAAGCTCGATTATCCTCACCACCATCCTCAATTTGATTTCGAGGAAGATGCTTTACTGGTTGCGGTCGATGCTTACATTCACATCTTAAATGGCGGATCGGCCATTTAA
- a CDS encoding bifunctional metallophosphatase/5'-nucleotidase — translation MKLPIKVLSTVALSAALTISTAVPAGLVSANESSAADFTLSLMHTNDSHANMDSAAKKVTAVKEVREANPDALLVDAGDVFSGTLYFNKFLGQADLEFMNLMGYDIMTFGNHEFDLGSSAEGHKALADFVKGAQFPFVSSNVDFSEDANLQGLFSDVISSEPANGKIYNGIIKEVNGEKVGFFGLTTAETASISSPGNVTFEDYIEEAEKAVKAFEGMGINKIVAVTHIGYDDNPNVDNDLTLAAQVDGIDVIVGGHSHTQLNEPVVVAADETGAAKDPTVIVQAGQYNNYLGTLDVQFDEAGTVVGQAGELVKISDKAEDPDAAVLLEKYSSQIEELKNTEIGAETVTALENPRTSGDSTGPSVRKNETALGNLITDGMLAKAKQYNSNVIMALQNGGGIRAGIDAGPITVGEVITVLPFGNTLATMELTGAELKEAFEISVGQYPAENGGFLHVSGAKVEFDSTKPAGERIVSIAYKNDQGTYTEIQENQTYTIATNAFTAKGGDGYTVFAKAYQEGRVTDLGLSDWENFAEHLSSLGTITPAVEGRIVDVDSLPPVTELDFEKKYNLTDDKKKKLVVNKVSFINVEESAEIKNGIWLKNSSVLQGKGLKNVSVRVTPKNEPIIVDFSGAEVKEVIVEKSDLVEIRGAENVKKISYRY, via the coding sequence ATGAAATTGCCTATTAAAGTATTATCAACAGTAGCCTTATCAGCAGCATTAACCATCTCTACAGCCGTTCCGGCAGGTTTGGTTTCAGCAAATGAATCATCAGCTGCAGATTTTACACTATCATTAATGCATACCAATGACTCACACGCCAATATGGACAGCGCCGCTAAAAAAGTGACGGCAGTAAAGGAAGTAAGAGAAGCTAATCCGGATGCCCTGCTTGTTGATGCAGGAGATGTTTTTTCCGGAACATTATATTTTAATAAATTCCTTGGACAAGCTGACCTGGAATTTATGAACCTGATGGGCTATGATATTATGACTTTCGGAAATCATGAGTTCGACTTGGGTTCAAGTGCAGAAGGGCACAAAGCGCTGGCTGACTTTGTAAAAGGTGCACAATTCCCATTCGTTAGTTCAAATGTAGATTTTTCTGAGGATGCCAACCTGCAGGGCTTGTTCAGTGATGTTATTTCAAGCGAACCTGCTAATGGAAAAATATATAATGGCATCATCAAAGAAGTTAACGGTGAAAAGGTAGGATTCTTTGGCTTGACTACAGCCGAAACGGCCAGTATTTCCAGTCCGGGTAATGTTACATTCGAAGACTATATCGAAGAAGCAGAAAAAGCAGTAAAAGCTTTTGAGGGTATGGGAATCAATAAAATAGTGGCTGTAACTCATATTGGTTATGATGATAATCCGAATGTGGATAATGATTTAACTTTGGCTGCTCAGGTAGATGGGATTGATGTGATTGTGGGAGGACACAGCCATACGCAATTAAATGAGCCAGTGGTTGTGGCAGCGGATGAAACAGGAGCAGCAAAGGACCCTACTGTCATTGTTCAAGCCGGCCAGTACAATAATTATCTTGGAACACTGGATGTACAATTTGATGAGGCAGGAACAGTAGTTGGGCAAGCTGGAGAGCTTGTTAAAATATCGGATAAAGCAGAGGATCCTGATGCTGCAGTGCTTCTTGAAAAATACTCCTCACAAATAGAGGAATTAAAGAACACGGAAATTGGTGCAGAAACTGTGACTGCACTCGAGAATCCTCGGACAAGCGGAGACAGCACAGGACCAAGTGTACGGAAAAATGAAACAGCGCTAGGCAACCTAATTACAGACGGCATGCTTGCAAAAGCCAAGCAGTATAACAGCAATGTCATCATGGCTCTCCAAAATGGAGGCGGCATTCGTGCAGGCATTGATGCAGGGCCAATCACTGTTGGAGAAGTGATTACCGTTCTTCCATTTGGCAACACATTAGCAACTATGGAGCTGACGGGAGCTGAACTGAAAGAGGCTTTTGAAATCAGTGTGGGTCAGTATCCAGCAGAAAACGGCGGCTTCCTGCATGTGTCCGGTGCAAAAGTAGAATTTGATTCCACAAAGCCTGCCGGTGAGCGGATAGTTTCGATCGCTTATAAAAATGATCAGGGCACATACACAGAAATCCAGGAAAATCAAACATACACAATCGCTACCAATGCTTTCACAGCCAAAGGCGGAGATGGATATACAGTCTTCGCAAAAGCTTATCAGGAGGGCAGAGTAACAGATCTTGGACTTTCTGACTGGGAAAACTTTGCCGAACATCTATCCAGCCTGGGCACAATCACACCAGCAGTGGAGGGCAGAATTGTAGATGTTGACAGCCTGCCGCCAGTAACAGAGCTGGATTTTGAAAAGAAATATAATCTTACTGATGATAAAAAGAAGAAGCTAGTAGTTAACAAGGTTTCTTTTATTAATGTAGAAGAATCCGCAGAAATCAAAAACGGCATCTGGCTCAAAAATTCTTCTGTATTGCAGGGCAAAGGACTTAAGAACGTGAGTGTCCGTGTAACACCAAAGAATGAGCCAATCATCGTAGATTTTAGCGGTGCAGAAGTGAAAGAAGTTATTGTTGAGAAAAGCGATTTAGTAGAGATTAGAGGGGCAGAAAACGTTAAAAAGATTAGTTATCGTTATTAG
- a CDS encoding cell wall hydrolase — MNYIKWIAAAAAMVFVLSFSQPEAEAAVLKNGSAGPEVTYIQSALQKLGYFNTDNTGYYGTVTENAVRNFQYDFGLEADGIVGVNTAEMLRNVDMLAHVVYGEARGESYEGQVAVAAVVLNRMESNEFPDTLSNVIFQKNAITAVNDGQYWLQPDAEAYQAVRDAFDGWDPTGGAVYYYNPYTATDQWIFTRTVIKQIGSHNFAY; from the coding sequence ATGAATTACATAAAGTGGATTGCGGCCGCTGCCGCAATGGTATTTGTTCTTAGCTTCAGCCAGCCCGAGGCAGAAGCAGCTGTTCTAAAGAATGGATCTGCAGGTCCGGAAGTTACATATATTCAATCAGCATTACAAAAGCTTGGTTATTTTAATACAGACAATACAGGGTATTATGGAACGGTAACAGAGAATGCAGTAAGAAACTTTCAATATGACTTTGGTTTAGAGGCTGATGGCATTGTTGGAGTTAACACGGCAGAAATGCTTAGGAATGTGGACATGCTGGCCCATGTCGTTTATGGAGAAGCCCGCGGGGAAAGCTATGAAGGCCAAGTGGCAGTTGCAGCTGTCGTTCTTAATCGTATGGAGTCCAATGAATTCCCGGATACTCTCTCCAATGTGATTTTCCAAAAGAATGCCATTACAGCTGTGAATGACGGGCAGTACTGGCTGCAGCCTGATGCTGAAGCTTATCAGGCAGTAAGAGATGCTTTTGATGGATGGGACCCTACCGGCGGTGCAGTCTATTATTACAATCCTTATACAGCTACAGATCAATGGATATTTACTAGAACAGTCATTAAACAAATCGGCAGTCACAACTTTGCCTACTAA
- a CDS encoding LysM peptidoglycan-binding domain-containing protein — MKKLVIYLITAVFLSFGFSNVTSAAGNTYTVKKGDTLWAISKKHNVTVNQIKSWNKLKSDTIKPKQVLKVTGASAKAAAPKKTAVKAASTKAYKEIKVKATAYTASCKGCSGITYTGINLKKNPNAKVISVDPKVIPLGSKVYVPGYGEAIAGDKGSAVRGNKIDVFIPNKQKALQWGSKTVTIKVYK; from the coding sequence ATGAAGAAATTAGTAATCTATCTAATCACAGCTGTTTTTCTATCGTTTGGATTTTCCAATGTCACTTCAGCCGCAGGAAATACGTATACAGTAAAAAAAGGGGACACGCTTTGGGCGATCTCTAAAAAACATAATGTTACCGTTAACCAAATCAAATCCTGGAATAAATTAAAATCAGATACAATTAAACCTAAGCAAGTGCTAAAAGTAACTGGAGCTTCAGCAAAAGCTGCGGCACCTAAAAAGACAGCTGTAAAGGCTGCATCAACGAAAGCATATAAAGAAATTAAAGTGAAAGCGACTGCCTACACTGCCAGCTGCAAAGGGTGCAGCGGCATTACTTATACAGGAATCAACCTGAAAAAGAACCCGAATGCCAAGGTTATTTCGGTGGATCCGAAGGTTATTCCACTAGGATCAAAGGTATATGTGCCTGGATATGGAGAGGCAATTGCAGGGGACAAAGGCTCTGCAGTAAGAGGCAATAAAATTGACGTCTTCATTCCAAACAAACAGAAAGCCCTGCAATGGGGCAGCAAAACGGTAACAATTAAAGTTTATAAATAA
- a CDS encoding DUF1672 family protein gives MHKKTKILLCSVGISLMLGGCSGMNSANNNQKSEKSKETQAAPSEESLISVQDYTGEGYALPYGKETDKIADESLDEIEEAAIKFFKEKYKTDVTVHNVVGAKDGATVFVESKGEPHFYTYAVVPIDELEKKVMTEKIWADEFQVENAIKGGLYHMIFNEEFKQLDDYLETLAAEGQVTGKTKDTLQNVGGHGYMTPYYFIALTSKEEAIKPVYDLYISNPDESTENLRNVYDEGAFNPENFKINIQLFMAEKQAEPSEEIFNQVTKELEEMDSIPKGTYSFALNDNFIDKQSSEGAKDNSLKRGFPDYIIKE, from the coding sequence ATGCACAAGAAAACAAAAATTTTACTCTGCAGTGTCGGCATATCATTAATGCTTGGAGGATGTTCTGGTATGAATAGCGCAAATAACAATCAGAAAAGTGAAAAATCAAAAGAAACACAGGCTGCTCCTTCTGAAGAATCACTGATCAGCGTTCAGGATTATACCGGTGAAGGCTATGCACTTCCATATGGAAAAGAAACCGATAAAATTGCTGATGAAAGCCTTGATGAGATAGAGGAAGCTGCAATCAAGTTTTTTAAGGAAAAATATAAGACCGATGTAACGGTGCATAATGTGGTTGGTGCTAAGGACGGGGCTACTGTGTTTGTAGAATCCAAAGGTGAGCCGCATTTCTACACTTATGCTGTAGTACCAATTGATGAACTAGAAAAGAAAGTGATGACAGAAAAGATATGGGCGGACGAATTCCAGGTGGAAAATGCCATTAAAGGCGGATTGTATCACATGATCTTTAATGAAGAGTTCAAACAGCTCGACGACTATCTTGAGACTCTTGCAGCTGAAGGTCAAGTAACCGGAAAAACAAAGGATACCCTTCAAAATGTGGGCGGACACGGATATATGACTCCATATTATTTTATTGCATTAACAAGTAAAGAAGAGGCTATTAAACCAGTTTATGACCTTTATATTAGTAATCCTGATGAAAGTACGGAAAATTTGAGGAATGTCTATGATGAGGGCGCGTTTAATCCTGAAAACTTCAAAATCAATATTCAATTATTCATGGCTGAGAAGCAGGCAGAGCCAAGTGAAGAAATATTTAATCAAGTCACGAAAGAGCTGGAAGAAATGGACTCAATACCTAAGGGCACATACAGCTTCGCTCTCAATGATAACTTCATTGATAAACAGAGTTCGGAAGGTGCTAAAGATAATTCTTTAAAACGCGGATTCCCGGATTACATTATTAAGGAATAA
- a CDS encoding SA1320 family protein produces MDTLKGSPNINTDIAANNDKDLVELAGLHAYTYPLFESVLQVNNTDYTVIDTRYEDPTGLDAMTVVNMETEEISIIYVGTDASGKYGNKDILTDAQLLSDLTPAQLAAARSYYTEMNQKFNQVGGVKSIAGNSLGGGLVGAVAVENPEVNAVTLNPALLPEGMVDPNQTYDNITNYFSSYDVLTQTLIALDLHGRIPGKQYEIFNGIPEFSKLATNHTGYLRNEDGTQFYVIGEVGKPGYGKIYVDADAHIVSSIWTGVPLYGGHSERIEINKENLDLLASSLQNHVTERLNLAHEYLGNSVAIVDDEANRYYERLSRLQKIFEEMFENLISEPLFMGITSISNRLTAEIDHLVSLLNVAESHAKSLNYILNSPPAELLEHIFRTNVSVESIFNEIRSFLYDLKADVQDLSKSLIRIISNKIPELFEGGKELWYDAVVSELKAHYGIVNNNRDKLLSHISEYQKQVQDVAANFHDRDLSLGQSIRSKSSHSNSISVQGTNTYKLEDSPYMELRMKIKEFQMDTAYTAFTRSTHALLLPLLHKAWVITLNIENALELLSSTIKGATKFALDYTIPGKLFGLFSDFDDKIRNSVNNALEPLDEFAGTIEGIRKGLDRLMAEYPTLLENFRPYVETAIFNNSGYYNVHLYNLASIAILREMEMLFDDVVYQLGHHKAEAIEALCEVSKKVKGNMGILYEQVDRGTIN; encoded by the coding sequence ATGGATACTCTTAAGGGTTCACCAAATATTAATACGGATATAGCAGCAAACAATGATAAAGATTTAGTTGAACTGGCAGGCCTTCATGCATATACCTATCCGCTATTTGAATCAGTTCTGCAGGTAAATAATACCGACTATACAGTTATCGATACTCGTTATGAAGACCCTACTGGCCTTGATGCTATGACAGTCGTAAATATGGAGACAGAGGAAATATCCATCATTTATGTAGGAACGGATGCAAGCGGTAAATATGGCAACAAGGATATTCTGACAGATGCACAGCTTTTAAGTGACCTAACTCCCGCCCAGCTGGCTGCAGCAAGAAGCTATTATACTGAAATGAATCAAAAATTTAACCAGGTTGGCGGCGTTAAATCGATCGCGGGAAATTCACTTGGCGGCGGTCTGGTTGGTGCAGTAGCAGTTGAAAATCCAGAAGTAAATGCAGTTACTTTAAACCCTGCCCTGCTTCCTGAGGGGATGGTGGATCCTAATCAAACTTATGATAATATTACAAACTACTTCAGCAGCTACGATGTGCTGACTCAGACTTTGATTGCATTGGATCTGCATGGCAGGATTCCAGGCAAACAGTATGAAATCTTCAATGGGATTCCTGAATTCTCAAAGCTTGCTACAAACCATACAGGCTATCTGAGGAATGAAGATGGCACTCAGTTCTATGTTATTGGAGAAGTCGGCAAGCCGGGCTATGGAAAAATCTATGTAGATGCTGATGCCCATATCGTATCAAGCATCTGGACAGGAGTACCGCTCTATGGAGGTCACTCAGAACGCATTGAGATCAACAAAGAGAACCTGGATCTTCTTGCTTCCTCCCTGCAAAATCATGTTACGGAAAGATTGAATCTTGCTCACGAGTACCTCGGCAACTCGGTTGCCATTGTAGACGATGAGGCAAACCGTTATTATGAACGGCTCAGCCGCCTGCAGAAGATCTTCGAAGAGATGTTTGAAAATCTGATCAGTGAACCGCTGTTTATGGGGATAACTTCGATCAGCAATCGATTAACAGCCGAAATCGATCATTTGGTTTCTTTGTTAAATGTGGCGGAAAGTCATGCTAAATCACTGAACTATATACTGAATTCCCCGCCTGCCGAGCTGCTTGAACATATTTTCCGGACGAACGTCAGTGTGGAAAGCATCTTTAATGAAATCCGCAGCTTTTTGTATGATTTGAAAGCGGATGTTCAGGATCTTTCCAAAAGCCTTATCAGGATTATTTCCAATAAGATCCCGGAGCTGTTTGAGGGCGGAAAAGAACTCTGGTATGATGCTGTAGTCAGTGAGTTAAAAGCCCATTATGGGATCGTAAACAATAACCGGGATAAGCTTCTTTCACATATCAGCGAATACCAGAAACAAGTCCAGGACGTTGCCGCTAATTTTCATGACAGGGACCTTTCCCTCGGACAGTCCATCAGAAGCAAATCCTCTCATTCCAATTCAATATCCGTACAGGGAACGAATACGTATAAACTGGAAGATTCCCCCTACATGGAGCTGAGGATGAAGATTAAGGAATTCCAGATGGATACTGCTTATACTGCCTTTACCAGATCAACTCATGCACTCCTCTTGCCTTTATTGCATAAAGCATGGGTAATCACTCTGAATATTGAAAATGCATTGGAACTCCTATCAAGCACCATCAAAGGCGCAACCAAATTCGCTTTGGACTATACCATCCCCGGCAAATTATTCGGCCTGTTTTCGGACTTTGATGATAAAATCAGAAACAGTGTCAACAACGCGCTGGAGCCTTTGGACGAATTCGCTGGCACTATTGAAGGCATTCGAAAAGGGTTAGACCGATTAATGGCGGAGTACCCTACTCTTTTAGAGAATTTTAGGCCTTATGTCGAGACAGCCATTTTTAATAACAGCGGCTACTATAATGTCCATCTCTACAACCTCGCATCTATTGCTATTTTAAGAGAAATGGAAATGCTGTTTGATGACGTGGTGTATCAGCTGGGGCATCATAAAGCTGAAGCGATTGAGGCATTGTGTGAGGTTTCTAAAAAAGTGAAGGGTAATATGGGGATATTGTATGAACAGGTGGATCGCGGGACGATTAATTAA